Proteins encoded together in one Microcaecilia unicolor chromosome 3, aMicUni1.1, whole genome shotgun sequence window:
- the LOC115465142 gene encoding interferon-induced very large GTPase 1-like, with amino-acid sequence MSGEEDAPEDQVLEDPGKIKLLQSLSDVGLDPEYWLPELRDRFGVSTAQALKHLNYEDYLKLECRTQHSWEKRALQELLHIPDRKATLKQHQKQSSDQLRERQEKAVKTMKELEQMQNEGKHRHDDCVKRKEEKLKLAMEIPSEYWVPPEKPFREMIENLHKQLNLMQDSLRKEENISDREILTNASGGLALEGIYKTSRLEDLLQKREQLVRIPEEISLSGPDHGTMFQQKEFSSSVTESTFTKSMEKLGHNFSCSAKGGFWGVHFETSIEHSKSSESENKQKSSSMQTYISTTKYNYIPLASCYFPKDKLSLSSAVLKELKQLEEVLSLTTETEKQNMLPRYEQFFKRFGSHATQGPLHFGGIFWWKASSEGFKTEHLEEMKKMASEALNYYIGASYSGFGYNVAGGQTQSQTSFQGTQEETLQKQIQLCVTKTGGPAEADSLPQWKCGLVTSNKTWCVIDRGFHLVPVWDLILSNHRKDFKDVQKVCAGLIDAYKVLTNQNVSISFAEQLTSAINDARSFLQDLANWKTSGTEENLKKLIDFKQKLTEKTRNYSVWINICLSDKALQDFLRSVVEEHSNNPGRDTIYIKTLIRSLIEPHIYSVETFPSSSFIMQWIYHSEIQQHQNISTSEFDQFIEVLEKAKDIIQEITFENNTSAEAIHEAKIKSTLNASLSLYSLLKTLRESKQTDIEVLLLCIASSCGYSLEDNIFQYLLGCPEIDFMLREMKAAYKEYTSLRNQNVYRAEAFLLLTSLTVTIEDKEVPPEQKRERLHVITKYLKSHLSSEVTSVLMKYDDRADWKELEKKLRYLILENYDTTMDDRKTQLVLKELENICQKNQQHVTKSKSKNKLSECKMYETSENHIFVNLIKRLDLYKYYPKKMRTADFHIIDQSSLCERQPCTESELPFYYLKKLLMLDYRARYLVCKGVNEMEQVIDNSFNTLENINELSDVDEFFSDVNEVTHKPEGNCQTPVHPMDVHMAVFLCANNFMRQNLTIKLSLCQFALPLLITNPCTSEIEFPLWSFRQVKKRWQRGTKHKDLVTRSAIEMISSNSNKCEEKFISEIETPVVSFIRFGDSVSSKSQILNSLLSKQKHDVFFHRHCRGSSKEGLLMKGVVEIAWYCPGGKDDDNFDDCVAFTNLHGDAREHEPQLQFLQEIASVNVILLSESDRNEKGKQILLHFFNSPKPLICLCADKEKIPASKSRNKVKIGIKNRNEADLVNELTMTIKYMLAMSNSTFRLDRCVDIASKYAFIIDENDEDCKEGKKIADTLLNLLKENKISDMKRNLLPLQGELWHKWCKKDKELTRLLQKGNKSIEQYRSDIESEKRAIRNDQLKKAFPLNDLMRSLLEILNFQTDEVKMYFLQWFKTFIDKLSDDHLSKLYNEYHVVWSNMKQAGKHNNDLVVKEMQKQLDFLSDEINDSTFGLEHLLRELGQIYEALDMICNKDKNVCALPKFAADLMISGHPIELMDGDTAHVPLKWVGDILDNLIKKLGDKKVFVLSVLGIQSTGKSTLLNAMFGLQFAVSAGRCTRGAFMQLVKVEEKLCQEMNFDFLLVIDTEGLRALELANKATLNHDNELATFVIGIGNMTLINIFGENPSEMQDILQIAVQAFLRMKQVNLSPSCLFVHQNVGEITAKEKNMEGRRRLQEKLDEMTKTAAEQELCDVTCFSDVIRFDVDTHIHYFAHLWEGDPPMAPPNPSYSQNVQDLKNVIFSSAKKEFRRNILKISELKQRIRDYWNALLNENFVFSFRNTLEIAAYSRLEAEYSNWTWKLRHHVLDLQTRLNNRIQKNEINSVNNTFLEEQVREQYEAIMKDQEKYFTESKDCEILIQWKANIENRLKELKQELIERTKRKCQEMIELKKSKRKLDKNKSKYEDELFQISKQLALLLKGKELSEEEMSENFNKLWNEWITQVSNNSAPVEEPNIDNDVDHAILNHFKNENITESIKRSYEQNTFCFDNAKHIAMKRNKYFLRISFEECDSENINQMVSDIMKIVNEYIQKKKEDGMDYNPSYIYEIIKRIDEEVKSASKGPRFEYRKKFKVDLSLYLLRKAAKRFTKLHKDFQRTNDPVTYLSSKKVDYFNRFRISCKGATSITMFADFLCDKLRGPLCQRVYEKTAIDIAGEMISNKQAFNGNRSKLENYILMSLAEEENFSKYMEYIKHPKQAFQKYIQECVKKYFSSKKSRTTFLTISLDSVQNVLLTTIDYATRVVKDRNGGASLWLDKFCENIGDQLNIQRSDFCCLEQQDITKIDFLKDAMTMALDTVVKSLEQEFARVTVEELMMKPCEILLDQLAGCWERCPICSAVCTNTVSGHDGDHSVRFHRPQCVNNFHWHKTNHFSIELCTSLVASDYLLVLSEDNQIPYKTYRNAGPPYSQWSITPDNSSLLYWKWFVSKFRSNLEEHYNKKFEGKGSIPSQWESITKENIILELK; translated from the coding sequence ATGTCAGGAGAGGAGGATGCACCTGAAGATCAAGTTCTAGAGGATCCTGGAAAGATAAAACTTCTTCAGAGCCTCAGTGACGTGGGATTGGATCCAGAATACTGGCTGCCTGAGTTGCGAGACAGATTTGGAGTTAGTACTGCTCAGGCTTTGAAACACCTTAATTATGAAGATTATTTAAAACTTGAATGCCGCACACAACACTCATGGGAAAAACGGGCACTTCAAGAACTTCTTCACATACCTGACAGAAAAGCAACACTAAAACAGCATCAAAAGCAAAGCTCTGACCAGCTGAGAGAGAGGCAGGAGAAGGCAGTAAAGACTATGAAAGAGCTAGAGCAAATGCAAAATGAAGGCAAACACCGACATGATGATTgtgtaaaaagaaaagaggaaaaactgAAGTTGGCCATGGAAATACCAAGTGAGTACTGGGTGCCACCTGAGAAACCTTTCAGAGAAATGATAGAAAATCTGCACAAGCAGTTAAATCTAATGCAAGATTCTTTGAGAAAAGAGGAAAATATTTCTGACAGAGAAATTCTAACAAATGCATCTGGGGGTCTTGCCCTGGAAGGGATTTATAAGACCAGCCGACTGGAAGACTTGCTGCAGAAAAGGGAACAGCTTGTTCGCATCCCAGAAGAGATTAGCCTTTCTGGCCCTGACCATGGGACTATGTTTCAACAGAAGGAATTTTCATCTTCTGTAACAGAGTCAACCTTTACAAAATCCATGGAAAAACTGGGCCATAACTTCAGCTGTTCAGCCAAAGGTGGCTTTTGGGGGGTTCATTTTGAAACTAGCATAGAACACAGTAAATCTTCAGAGtctgaaaacaaacaaaagtcTTCCTCTATGCAAACTTACATTTCTACTACAAAATATAACTACATTCCATTGGCCTCATGTTACTTTCCAAAAGATAAACTCAGTCTTTCCAGTGCAGTGCTGAAGGAGCTGAAACAGCTTGAGGAAGTCTTGAGTCTCACCACAGAGACTGAAAAACAGAATATGCTGCCAAGATATGagcaattttttaaaagatttggtTCTCATGCTACCCAGGGCCCCCTTCACTTTGGTGGGATATTCTGGTGGAAGGCATCCTCAGAGGGCTTTAAGACAGAGCACctggaagaaatgaaaaaaatggcATCTGAAGCACTTAATTATTACATTGGGGCCAGTTACAGTGGTTTTGGCTATAATGTTGCTGGTGGCCAGACTCAGTCACAAACATCTTTTCAAGGAACACAGGAAGAAACTCTCCAAAAACAGATTCAGCTGTGTGTAACCAAGACAGGTGGACCAGCTGAAGCAGATTCTCTTCCACAGTGGAAATGCGGTCTTGTCACCAGTAACAAAACATGGTGTGTCATTGACAGAGGATTCCATCTGGTACCTGTGTGGGACCTAATCCTGTCCAATCACAGAAAAGATTTTAAAGATGTTCAGAAAGTTTGTGCTGGTCTTATAGATGCCTACAAAGTTTTAACAAATCAAAATGTCAGTATATCATTTGCAGAGCAACTCACAAGTGCAATAAATGATGCCAGATCATTCTTACAAGATCTGGCAAACTGGAAGACCTCCGGAACTGAAGAGAATTTGAAGAAACTGATTGACTTTAAACAGAAACTGACTGAAAAAACAAGAAACTACAGTGTTTGGATTAACATTTGTCTTTCTGATAAAGCACTTCAGGATTTCTTGAGAAGTGTAGTGGAAGAGCACAGCAATAATCCAGGACGTGATACTATTTACATTAAAACTCTAATACGAAGTCTGATTGAGCCACACATCTACTCAGTTGAGACCTTTCCCAGCTCTTCCTTCATTATGCAGTGGATTTACCACTCAGAAATTCAGCAACATCAAAATATTTCCACTTCGGAATTTGATCAGTTTATTGAAGTATTAGAGAAAGCAAAGGATATCATCCAGgaaatcacttttgaaaataatacTTCTGCAGAAGCAATACATGAAGCAAAGATAAAATCCACCCTTAATGCAAGTTTGTCTTTATATTCTTTATTAAAGACTCTGAGAGAGTCTAAACAAACAGACATAGAAGTGCTGCTGCTGTGCATTGCAAGCAGCTGTGGATACAGTCTGGAAGATAACATCTTTCAGTATCTCCTTGGATGCCCAGAAATTGATTTCATGTTAAGAGAAATGAAAGCCGCTTATAAGGAATACACTAGTCTAAGAAACCAAAACGTTTACCGAGCTGAAGCTTTCTTGCTGCTGACCAGTTTGACAGTGACAATAGAAGATAAAGAAGTGCCTCCAGAACAAAAGCGTGAACGATTACATGTAATAACAAAATATCTGAAAAGTCACTTATCATCTGAGGTTACCTCTGTCCTTATGAAATATGATGACCGTGCTGACTGGAAAGAACTAGAAAAGAAATTACGTTACCTAATACTTGAAAATTATGACACCACGATGGATGACAGGAAGACTCAGCTTGTGTTAAAAGAATTAGAGAACATATGTCAAAAAAACCAGCAGCATGTAACCAAATCAAAATCTAAAAACAAACTATCAGAATGTAAAATGTATGAAACTTCTGAAAACCACATTTTTGTAAATCTAATTAAGCGACTTGACCTTTACAAATATTACCCAAAGAAAATGAGGACAGCAGACTTCCACATTATTGATCAATCATCATTGTGTGAACGCCAGCCTTGCACAGAAAGCGAACTTCCATTTTATTACCTCAAAAAGCTGCTTATGCTAGATTACCGAGCAAGATATTTGGTGTGCAAAGGTGTAAATGAGATGGAACAAGTTATAGACAATTCATTTAACACACTAGAAAACATAAATGAATTGTCAGACGTGGATGAATTTTTCAGTGATGTCAATGAGGTAACACATAAACCAGAAGGAAACTGTCAGACACCAGTACATCCTATGGATGTACATATGGCTGTTTTTCTTTGTGCAAATAATTTTATGAGACAGAATCTCACAATAAAACTTTCCTTATGCCAATTTGCACTTCCACTTTTGATAACAAACCCCTGCACTTCAGAAATCGAATTCCCTCTCTGGTCCTTTCGGCAGGTTAAGAAGCGATGGCAACGTGGAACAAAACACAAAGATCTAGTGACTagaagtgctatagaaatgataagtagtaatagtaataaatGTGAAGAAAAATTCATATCTGAAATTGAAACCCCTGTAGTTTCCTTCATAAGGTTTGGTGATTCTGTATCTTCGAAATCTCAGATTTTGAATTCTTTGTTGAGTAAACAAAAGCATGATGTTTTTTTCCACAGACACTGCAGAGGCAGTAGCAAAGAAGGTCTCTTGATGAAAGGAGTTGTAGAAATTGCCTGGTATTGTCCAGGTGGGAAGGATGATGACAATTTTGATGACTGCGTCGCATTTACTAACCTTCATGGAGATGCAAGAGAACACGAGCCTCAACTGCAATTTTTACAGGAGATAGCTTCTGTCAATGTGATCCTTCTATCAGAGTCTGATCGGAATGAAAAAGGTAAACAAATTTTACTCCATTTTTTCAATTCTCCAAAACCTTTGATCTGCCTTTGTGCAGATAAAGAAAAAATCCCAGCTAGCAAATCTAGAAACAAAGTCAAAATAGGCATCAAGaacagaaatgaagcagatttaGTTAATGAACTGACAATGACAATAAAATATATGCTGGCAATGTCAAACAGCACTTTCCGTCTTGATAGGTGCGTAGATATTGCCTCTAAGTATGCATTCATTATAGATGAAAATGATGAAGACTGTAAAGAGGGTAAAAAAATTGCAGACACATTATTAAATCtcttgaaagaaaataaaatatctgACATGAAGAGAAATTTGCTTCCTCTTCAGGGAGAGCTGTGGCATAAATGGTGCAAGAAGGATAAGGAGCTCACGCGCCTTCTTCAAAAAGGAAACAAAAGCATTGAGCAATATAGAAGTGATATAGAATCGGAAAAACGTGCCATAAGGAATGATCAGTTGAAAAAAGCATTTCCCCTCAATGACCTAATGAGGTCATTACTTGAGATCTTAAACTTCCAAACAGATGAAGTCAAAATGTACTTTCTGCAGTGGTTTAAAACATTTATTGATAAACTATCTGATGACCACCTTTCAAAATTATATAACGAATATCATGTTGTGTGGTCTAACATGAAGCAAGCAGGAAAACATAATAATGACCTGGTGGTAAAAGAAATGCAAAAACAGTTAGACTTTCTGTCTGATGAGATCAATGATTCTACATTTGGCCTTGAACATCTTTTGAGAGAACTAGGACAGATCTATGAAGCTTTGGATATGATTTGTAACAAAGATAAAAATGTTTGTGCTTTGCCAAAATTTGCAGCTGATTTGATGATTTCCGGGCATCCTATTGAACTGATGGATGGAGATACTGCACATGTGCCCTTGAAATGGGTGGGAGATATCTTAGACAATCTCATTAAGAAACTCGGAGACAAAAAAGTCTTTGTCCTTTCTGTACTTGGTATCCAGAGCACTGGAAAATCAACACTACTAAATGCAATGTTTGGCCTGCAATTTGCTGTCAGCGCTGGACGATGCACTCGAGGAGCATTTATGCAGCTAGTTAAAGTTGAGGAAAAGCTCTGTCAGGAGATGAATTTTGACTTTTTACTCGTGATCGATACTGAGGGGCTACGGGCCCTTGAATTAGCAAACAAAGCAACACTTAATCATGATAACGAACTTGCTACATTTGTCATTGGTATTGGCAACATGACACTGATAAATATATTTGGAGAAAATCCTTCTGAAATGCAGGATATTCTACAAATTGCTGTCCAGGCATTTCTGAGAATGAAACAGGTAAACCTTTCACCTAGTTGTTTGTTTGTACATCAAAATGTAGGGGAAATAAcagcaaaggaaaaaaatatgGAAGGACGAAGACGCCTTCAGGAGAAACTAGATGAAATGACAAAAACTGCAGCAGAGCAAGAGCTATGTGATGTAACATGCTTCAGTGATGTCATCAGATTTGATGTGGATACTCACATTCATTATTTTGCTCACCTCTGGGAAGGGGATCCACCGATGGCTCCTCCAAATCCCAGTTACAGTCAAAATGTTCAGGATTTAAAGAATGTAATTTTTTCATCTGCGAAAAAAGAGTTTAGacgcaatattttaaaaatatcagAACTGAAGCAGCGCATTCGGGATTATTGGAATGCATTGCTGAATGAGAATTTTGTGTTCAGCTTCAGGAATACATTAGAGATTGCAGCATACAGTAGGCTGGAAGCAGAATACAGTAATTGGACCTGGAAATTGAGGCATCACGTGCTCGACCTACAGACCAGACTGAACAACAGAATTCAAAAGAATGAAATCAATAGTgtaaacaatacatttcttgaagaACAGGTTCGAGAGCAATATGAGGCCATCATGAAGGATCAAGAAAAGTATTTTACTGAAAGCAAAGACTGTGAGATACTGATTCAGTGGAAAGCTAACATTGAAAACAGGCTAAAAGAACTGAAACAAGAGCttattgaaagaactaaaagaaaatgccAAGAAATGATTGAACTAAAGAAAAGCAAAAGGAAACtggataaaaataaatcaaaatatgaagATGAATTGTTTCAGATAAGTAAACAGCTGGCTTTGCTGTTAAAGGGGAAAGAGTTAAGTGAAGAGGAGATGAGTGAGAACTTCAACAAATTGTGGAATGAATGGATCACACAAGTGAGCAACAATTCTGCTCCTGTTGAGGAGCCTAACATAGATAATGATGTAGATCATGCAATTTTGAATCATTTTAAGAATGAAAATATTACAGAAAGTATTAAAAGGTCATATGAACAGAATACATTTTGCTTTGACAATGCTAAGCATATTGCCatgaaaagaaacaaatatttcTTAAGGATATCATTTGAAGAATGTGACAGTGAAAACATAAATCAAATGGTAAGTGATATCATGAAGATTGTTAATGAATACATCCagaagaaaaaggaggatggtaTGGATTACAATCCAAGCTATATTTatgaaataataaaaagaatAGATGAAGAGGTAAAATCCGCCTCCAAGGGTCCTAGATTTGAGTACAGAAAGAAATTCAAAGTAGATTTATCTTTATATTTGTTAAGAAAGGCAGCAAAACGCTTCACAAAGCTTCATAAAGATTTCCAGAGAACAAATGATCCAGTTACATACCTCAGTAGTAAGAAAGTGGATTATTTCAACAGGTTTAGAATCTCCTGCAAAGGAGCAACCTCCATTACAATGTTTGCAGATTTTTTATGTGACAAACTGAGAGGACCTTTATGTCAGAGAGTCTATGAGAAGACAGCGATTGACATCGCGGGTGAGATGATATCTAACAAACAAGCCTTTAATGGCAATAGGTCAAAATTAGAAAACTACATTCTAATGTCTCTTGCAGAAGAAGAAAACTTTTctaaatacatggaatacattaaACACCCCAAACAAGCCTTTCAAAAATATATTCAAGAGTGTGTCAAAAAGTACTTCTCAAGTAAAAAGAGTCGTACAACATTTTTGACTATTTCTCTTGATTCTGTCCAAAATGTGCTCCTTACAACTATTGATTATGCAACTAGAGTTGTTAAAGACAGAAATGGTGGTGCTTCTTTGTGGCTTGATAAATTTTGTGAAAATATTGGAGATCAGCTAAATATTCAGCGAAGTGATTTCTGTTGTCTTGAACAGCAAGACATAACaaaaattgattttttaaaaGATGCAATGACTATGGCATTGGATACTGTGGTAAAAAGTTTAGAACAAGAATTTGCTAGAGTAACTGTGGAAGAATTGATGATGAAACCTTGTGAAATATTGCTTGATCAGCTGGCTGGATGCTGGGAGCGGTGCCCCATTTGCAGTGCTGTCTGTACAAACACTGTTTCAGGTCATGATGGAGACCACAGTGTTCGTTTCCATCGTCCTCAATGTGTGAATAATTTCCACTGGCATAAAACAAATCACTTTTCCATTGAACTTTGCACCAGCCTTGTAGCAAGTGACTATTTGCTTGTATTGAGTGAGGATAATCAAATTCCATATAAAACTTATCGAAATGCAGGACCTCCTTATTCACAGTGGAGCATCACACCAGACAACTCATCACTGCTATACTGGAAATGGTTTGTTAGCAAATTCAGGTCTAATTTAGAAGAACATTATAACAAAAAATTTGAGGGCAAAGGATCTATCCCCTCACAGTGGGAATCTATAACAAAGGAAAACATAATCTTGGAGTTGAAATAA